A region of the Chrysiogenia bacterium genome:
CATCCTTGTCGACAAGCTTCGCGCGCGGCACCTGTTCGTTGGCCACGACGCCCACTTCGCTCGCGATCGCAGCGGGGACTTCAATACGCTTGCGGAAACCGGCGAGCGCCAGGGCTTTGGTGTCAGCCGCACCGAAGCGGTGATGCACGACGGACTGATCGTCAGCTCCAGCCAGGTGCGCAAGTTCATCGAAAGCGGCGAGATCCGCCGCGCCAATGAGTTTCTTGGCTGGCAGTTCTCCATCCCCGGCACCGTGGTGCGCGGCGACCAGCGCGGCCGCACGATCGGCTTTCCCACTGCGAACCTGCAGACCGAGGTGGAGGTCTTCCCCGCCCGCGGGGTGTATGCCACCTGCGTGAAATTCCAGGGCCGCACCCTCTGCGGGATCACGAACGTGGGCAAAAATCCGACCTTCAATCCCGAGATCGATACCGTGCCGCTGCGGATCGAGACGAATCTTTTCGATTTTTCCGGCGATCTCTACGGCGAACACATCGAGGTCGTCTTCCTCGACCGCATTCGGCCGGAGATGCGCTTTGAATCGGCCGATCAACTCAAGACCCAGATCGAGCAGGACATTCACGCCGCTCGAAAGATCCATGAAATGGAGGCTCGTGCATGACTCAGCCCCCCCTCACTGCCCAGACGGCGCTCTACGCCGTGCTTGGCGATCCAGTAGAACACTCCCTCTCGCCCGTTTTCCAGAACGCCGCGCTTGAAGCCGGCGGCGTGGATGCGCGCTACGTGGCGCTCCGGATGAGCGCCGAGGAGCTGCCCGATTTCCTCAAGGGAATCCGGCATTCGAACATCAAGGGTTTCAACGCGACCATTCCCCACAAGGAAGCGCTCGTGAAGCTCTGCGACAAGCTCTCGAAGGAAGCCCAGCTCATCGGCGCGGTCAACACCGTTTCGATCAAGGCGGGCAAGCTCCACGGTGACAACACCGACGGCGTGGGATTCCTCGAAAGCCTCTTCGAAGAAGCCAAGTTCGACCCCAAGGGCAAGAAGGTCTGCCTGCTCGGCGCGGGCGGCTCGGCCCGGGCGATCGGTTATTCGCTCGCCAAGGCCGGCGCCTCGCAGATTGTCATCGCCAACCGCACCGCCCCGAAGGCCCGCGCCCTGGCCGACGAACTGGGGGCAAAGGTGAAGAAGACCAAGTTCAGCGCCAGCTCCCACCGGAGCAGCGAGCTCTCGCGCGCCGTGGAGGGGGCCGACCTGCTGGTCAACGCCACCTCGGTCGGACTCGGCGGTCGGGGAATTATTTCCCTGCCCTGGGGGGTACTTCCCAAGCCGGCGCTCATTGCCGACATCGTCTACGAGCCGCGTCTCACGCCGCTGCTCACCGAGGCCAAGCGCCGCAAATACAAGATCCTCGGCGGTCTGGGGATGCTGGTCCATCAGGGCGCGCTGTCCTATGAAATCTGGACGGGGACCAAGCCCGACGTGGCGAAGATGCGCAAGGCAGCCGACAAGGCGCTGCGCGATCGTGAGGGCTGAACCGGGCACCTGCCGCTTGAGCAACCCGCTGGGCGATTCTTGAGGGACACAACAGGGTAAGAGGCAATCAGTACCCGCATGAGTGCATCCAAGCCGAGCGCCTTCGAACGCTACATCCTGCTGCTGCAACGCCGGGCCGGGCTTGTCCTTCTGGTGCTGAGCGTGCTGGCAGGCGTCGGCGTCTGGGCGGCATCGCACTTGGCGCTCCGCGCCGATTTTCGTGAGCTCCTTCCCCCCAACATGCGCAGCGTGCGCGACCTGCGCGTGGTGGACGAGCGCCTTGGCGGCGCGGGCAATTTCATCATCGTTGCCCAGAGCCCGGATTTCGAGGCCAACAAGGCCTATGCAACCGAACTCGCCTCCCGCATCCGCAACCAGGTCGATCGCAAGTACATCCGCGAGGTTGAGTACGAGAATCGCGCCCAGCGTGAGTTTTTTGAGAAGAACAAATACCTCTATGCCGAGGTCGAGGACCTGCAGGTCATTCATGAGCGCTTGCAGACCAAGCTCGAATTCGACCTGACCTGTAAGAATCCGCTCTTCTTCGACTTCACCGGCCAGTGCGACAAGGACCCGGGCTTCGACATCTCCGATCTGCAGGAAAAGTACAAGAGCGAAGAAGCCCGCTACGATCAGCACATCGACAGTTACTACACCAACGCCGATGGCACGCTGCTGGCCATTCTGGTGCAGCCCACCAGCCCCAGCGCGGCGGTGGAACAGGTGAGAGAGTTCCTGCGCGTGGTGCTGCCGGTGGTGAACTCGGTTAGTCCCACCGAGTACCACCCGGATATGAAGATCCACTTCACCGGCTCCTACGCCCAGGCCGATGAAGAATTGCGCACAATGATCCACGACATCCGCTCAACGGCGCTGGCCTGCGGCGTGCTCGTGGCGCTGGTGCTGTTCCTGTATTACCGGAGCCTGCGACAGATCTTCTTCATCAGCGCCACGGTGCTCTTCGGCCTTTCGTGGACCTACGGCCTGGCGCTGCCGACGCTCGGCATGCTGACCACGCAGACCGCCGTTCTCGGCAGCATCATTCTGGGCAACGGCATCAACAACGCGATCATCTTTCTTGCGCGCTATCTCGAAGAGCGACGCAGCGGCTCGCTCTCGGTGGAGGAATCGGTCTGCCGCGCGGCCAGCACGACGGTTGGCGCCACCTTCACGGCCGCCTTCACGACGGCGGCGGCCTTTGCGGTGCTGACCATCTCCGACATGCGCGCCTACAAACAGTTCGGTTTCCTGGGCGCCGCCGGCATGGTCGCCTGCTGGATCGCCGCCTACACCGCGCTTCCGGCGCTGGTCGCCCTTGGCGAGCGCATTCGCCCCTCCCGCCCCAAGGAATTCGACACCGCCCACGAGCGGGTGACCGGCGCCCTTGGACGGCTCATCCATGGCTCGCCGCGCGGTGTGGCGCTTGCCGGCGCCGCGCTGACGATCGCCGGGCTGGTGGGAAGCTATTTCTTCTGGAGCGATCCCTGGGAGAAAGACTACAGCAACATCCGCAGCGAGCGCTCGGTATCCGAGGGCTCTGGCTACTGGAACCGGCGTCTGATGGACGAGGTATTCAAGCTCTCGCTCACGCCGCTGGCGATTCTGACCGAAAGCCGCGAGCAGGCCCACGAGGTCTACGACACCCTGATGGCCGAGCGGGAGAAGAACCCGCAGACGATGATGGACTCGGTGCGCTCCTTCGATTCCTTCGTGCCCGAACACCAGAGCGAAAAACTCGAATGGATTGCCAGGATCAAGAAGCTCCTCGACGGCCAGGCGATCAAGTTCGTCAAGAAGAGCCAGCGCAAGGAACTCGATCTCATTCGAGACAGCATCGACCTCACCCCCATTACCGAGGCCGATGTTCCCAGGGAAATCCGCGAGCATTTCACCGAACTCGACGGCTCACTGGGCAAGATCGTCTACGTCTTTCCCGATAACTCGCGCCAGCTCTGGATCATGGAGAACGTCGTCACCTTCTCCAACGAAGTCTATGACGCCATCAAGGGGATTCCGGGCATTGCCGCCTCCAGCGACGCCATGATCATTGCGGACCTGCTCCAGCTCGTTCAGGCCGATGCGCCCATTGTGCTTGGCGCGGCCTTCCTGGCGGTTGTATTGCTGCTGCTCTTCAATTTCCGCAGTGTGAGCATCACCGCCAAAGTCCTGCTGCCGCTGGCGGTTGCCTATGCCTGGCTGGGCGC
Encoded here:
- a CDS encoding MMPL family transporter; its protein translation is MSASKPSAFERYILLLQRRAGLVLLVLSVLAGVGVWAASHLALRADFRELLPPNMRSVRDLRVVDERLGGAGNFIIVAQSPDFEANKAYATELASRIRNQVDRKYIREVEYENRAQREFFEKNKYLYAEVEDLQVIHERLQTKLEFDLTCKNPLFFDFTGQCDKDPGFDISDLQEKYKSEEARYDQHIDSYYTNADGTLLAILVQPTSPSAAVEQVREFLRVVLPVVNSVSPTEYHPDMKIHFTGSYAQADEELRTMIHDIRSTALACGVLVALVLFLYYRSLRQIFFISATVLFGLSWTYGLALPTLGMLTTQTAVLGSIILGNGINNAIIFLARYLEERRSGSLSVEESVCRAASTTVGATFTAAFTTAAAFAVLTISDMRAYKQFGFLGAAGMVACWIAAYTALPALVALGERIRPSRPKEFDTAHERVTGALGRLIHGSPRGVALAGAALTIAGLVGSYFFWSDPWEKDYSNIRSERSVSEGSGYWNRRLMDEVFKLSLTPLAILTESREQAHEVYDTLMAEREKNPQTMMDSVRSFDSFVPEHQSEKLEWIARIKKLLDGQAIKFVKKSQRKELDLIRDSIDLTPITEADVPREIREHFTELDGSLGKIVYVFPDNSRQLWIMENVVTFSNEVYDAIKGIPGIAASSDAMIIADLLQLVQADAPIVLGAAFLAVVLLLLFNFRSVSITAKVLLPLAVAYAWLGALIYAAQIHLTFINFIVLPMAIGIGMDYAANVFHRYELEGEGSIESVIKTTGGAVILCSITTIIGYASLLAGESQALSSLGKLGLLSEVCTVSAAVVVAPAVLVLLERRRRAS
- a CDS encoding bifunctional riboflavin kinase/FAD synthetase, coding for HNASHLRDGELGPAAIAIGNFDGVHLAHRVICRQLVEKAEELGVLPMVYTFQPHPRKVLQGPQAVCVLTTFEKKCTLLAELGVKVVVWSEFTREFSEQSPSEFISRILVDKLRARHLFVGHDAHFARDRSGDFNTLAETGERQGFGVSRTEAVMHDGLIVSSSQVRKFIESGEIRRANEFLGWQFSIPGTVVRGDQRGRTIGFPTANLQTEVEVFPARGVYATCVKFQGRTLCGITNVGKNPTFNPEIDTVPLRIETNLFDFSGDLYGEHIEVVFLDRIRPEMRFESADQLKTQIEQDIHAARKIHEMEARA
- the aroE gene encoding shikimate dehydrogenase, translated to MTQPPLTAQTALYAVLGDPVEHSLSPVFQNAALEAGGVDARYVALRMSAEELPDFLKGIRHSNIKGFNATIPHKEALVKLCDKLSKEAQLIGAVNTVSIKAGKLHGDNTDGVGFLESLFEEAKFDPKGKKVCLLGAGGSARAIGYSLAKAGASQIVIANRTAPKARALADELGAKVKKTKFSASSHRSSELSRAVEGADLLVNATSVGLGGRGIISLPWGVLPKPALIADIVYEPRLTPLLTEAKRRKYKILGGLGMLVHQGALSYEIWTGTKPDVAKMRKAADKALRDREG